The Ascaphus truei isolate aAscTru1 chromosome 3, aAscTru1.hap1, whole genome shotgun sequence genome includes a region encoding these proteins:
- the LOC142491037 gene encoding uncharacterized protein LOC142491037, whose amino-acid sequence MRLEQAEVLLRSNLYCLHWRSSLRQGFQLYKYQVEGDYDIGVYQQPFPQVCPASPTNEETMGMEQECSNEMAGCVSPTSMDAEEDTITLHTVSPNLVPSCSVPEVITTSQATNVTSNDADAGIEKHLISFERCEEKMMLLHQDRHEQIMGVHEKLLSEMIQIKDIMKHTNEVLLNHNAFMGSIAQSLKKIVDRDNVQTPVSTSSPPLLGTRQIPLPSQSVLVGQVEDITDITPHPVHTKLPIEVNPSAGVQKDADNGTDRTNIPKFDPWQTATEAIVECPQQLFNDDFQQERLVQ is encoded by the exons ATGCGTCTGGAACAGGCGGAGGTCCTGCTGCGGAGCAATTTATATTgtctccattggaggagcagcttgCGGCAAGGTTTCCAGCTGTACAAATATCAGGTGGAGGGAGATTATGACATAGGCGTTTACCAGCAGCCTTTTCCACAAG TGTGTCCGGCGTCACCTACAAATGAAGAAACAATGGGCATGGAACAGGAATGTAGTAATGAAATGGCAGGATGTGTCTCTCCAACCTCAATGGATGCAGAAGAAG ACACGATAACTTTACATACGGTGTCTCCAAACCTCGTTCCAAGCTGCAGTGTTCCTGAAGTCATCACAACTTCACAAGCAACGAATGTAACAAGCAATGATGCAGATGCAGGGATTGAAAAGCACCTGATATCGTTTGAAAGATGTGAGGAAAAAATGATGCTCCTCCATCAGGACAGACATGAACAAATAATGGGAGTGCATGAGAAACTGTTGTCTGAAATGATTCAGATCAAAGACATAATGAAACACACAAATGAAGTGCTTTTGAATCATAATGCCTTTATGGGATCAATTGCCCAGTCACTGAAAAAAATAGTTGACCGAGACAATGTGCAAACGCCTGTGTCGACAAGTAGCCCTCCACTATTAGGTACACGGCAAATACCATTGCCTTCCCAATCGGTATTGGTTGGACAAGTTGAAGACATAACAGATATCACCCCCCACCCCGTACATACAAAACTTCCTATTGAAGTAAACCCATCTGCAGGTGTGCAGAAAGATGCAGATAACGGCACAGACCGTACAAATATACCGAAATTTGATCCGTGGCAAACAGCAACAGAAGCGATagttgagtgtccacaacaactGTTTAACGATGACTTTCAACAGGAAAGACTTGTACAGTAG